A single genomic interval of Bradyrhizobium sp. AZCC 1693 harbors:
- a CDS encoding type I secretion system permease/ATPase, with translation MRLHGVHAEPEQLRDSCGSSTIGIRALLRCARQFGVEVRSRTTHWTRLASIKLPGIASLRDGGFLLLGKVDDNGALVLRPTAARPELMTRAEFEEVWDGRLILTGSQNVINRVLHALADMRVTVRGLARRTVDPITRARDTVMRARDSLMRACFGERSDMAVQAVGSDFEAVSIVPDSEDESGLVAVAILLRCHGIAADPEHIRHRMGVAKLGVTEILRCAKEFGLKARAQRTSWDRLAVTPLPGIALLRDGGFLILGQVVDDKLMVQRPLSPRPDTMTQAELEAIWDGDIILMTRRASLTDLSRRFDIGWFFGAVHKYRRLLGEVLVASFFLQFFALISPLFFQVVIDKVLVHRSMSTLDVLVIGLVALTVFEAVLETLRVYLFAHTTNRIDVELGARLFRHLMALPIAYFQARRVGDSVARVRELENIRQFLTSSALTLVIDLLFTVVFLAVMFYYSTTLTLIVLASFPFYIGISVFAAPLFRRRLDEKFNRGSENQAFLVESVTGVETLKAMAVEPQMQRRWEEQLAGYVSASFRVLSLNNTASQAVQMINKLVVAATLYFGARLVIGGDLTVGELVAFNMLAARVSTPVLRLAQMWQDFHQARLSVDRLGDILNTIPEPSFSPGRAALPPIRGQVTFDHATFRYRIDGPEVLHNVSFSVQPGQVVGIVGSSGSGKSTITKLIQRLYVPESGRVLVDGVDLAMVDLTWLRRQIGVVLQENVLFNRSIRENIALADPTMSMERVIEAASLAGAHDFILELPEGYDTIVGERGSSLSGGQRQRVAIARALITDPRILILDEATSALDYESERAIQQNMKRIAAGRTVFVIAHRLSTVRNANRIITLEHGRIVEDGSHDELIHSNGRYANLHYLQAGIHDVR, from the coding sequence CTGCGCCTTCATGGCGTCCACGCCGAGCCCGAGCAGCTCCGCGATAGCTGTGGAAGCAGCACAATAGGTATCCGCGCCCTGCTTCGTTGCGCGCGCCAGTTTGGAGTCGAGGTCCGTTCGCGAACCACTCATTGGACGCGACTTGCGAGCATCAAGCTGCCTGGGATCGCATCGCTGCGTGACGGCGGGTTTTTGCTTCTCGGCAAGGTCGACGACAACGGGGCGCTGGTGCTGCGTCCGACCGCAGCGCGTCCGGAACTGATGACCCGCGCGGAATTCGAGGAGGTCTGGGACGGCCGTTTGATCCTGACGGGATCGCAGAACGTCATCAATCGGGTGCTCCATGCCCTCGCTGACATGCGTGTCACCGTGCGTGGTCTGGCGCGCCGCACCGTCGACCCCATAACGCGCGCTCGCGACACCGTGATGCGGGCCCGCGATTCATTGATGCGTGCGTGCTTCGGCGAACGAAGCGATATGGCCGTCCAGGCGGTCGGATCCGACTTCGAGGCTGTGAGCATCGTACCTGACAGCGAGGACGAGTCTGGGCTCGTGGCCGTGGCAATTCTGCTGCGTTGCCATGGCATCGCGGCCGACCCTGAACATATCCGGCATCGCATGGGCGTAGCGAAGCTGGGCGTTACCGAAATCCTGCGCTGCGCAAAGGAATTCGGGCTCAAGGCCCGGGCACAGCGGACGAGCTGGGACAGGCTTGCGGTCACGCCGCTGCCGGGCATCGCCCTGCTGCGCGACGGCGGCTTCCTGATCCTCGGCCAGGTCGTCGACGACAAGCTTATGGTTCAGCGCCCATTGTCTCCCCGGCCCGATACAATGACGCAGGCCGAACTCGAGGCAATCTGGGACGGCGACATCATCCTGATGACGCGGCGCGCGTCCCTTACCGATCTTTCCCGCCGCTTCGATATCGGCTGGTTTTTCGGCGCGGTCCACAAGTATCGCCGTCTTCTCGGCGAAGTGCTGGTCGCGTCGTTCTTCCTTCAGTTCTTCGCCCTTATCTCACCGCTGTTTTTCCAGGTGGTCATCGACAAGGTGCTCGTGCATCGAAGCATGAGTACGCTCGACGTTCTGGTCATAGGCCTTGTCGCGCTGACCGTGTTCGAGGCCGTTCTCGAGACGCTGCGCGTCTATCTGTTCGCCCACACCACGAACCGCATCGATGTCGAGCTCGGCGCCCGGCTGTTTCGTCATCTGATGGCGTTGCCGATCGCGTATTTCCAGGCTCGCCGGGTCGGCGATTCGGTCGCACGCGTCCGCGAACTGGAGAATATCCGTCAGTTCCTGACGAGCTCGGCGCTTACGCTCGTCATCGATCTGTTGTTCACCGTCGTCTTCCTTGCAGTGATGTTCTACTACTCGACGACGTTGACGCTGATCGTTCTGGCGTCATTCCCGTTTTACATCGGCATTTCCGTGTTCGCTGCGCCGCTGTTTCGCCGGCGCCTTGATGAGAAGTTCAATCGGGGCTCCGAAAACCAGGCCTTCCTGGTCGAGAGCGTCACGGGCGTCGAGACGCTGAAGGCCATGGCGGTCGAGCCACAGATGCAGCGCCGGTGGGAGGAGCAGCTCGCCGGCTATGTAAGCGCGAGCTTCCGCGTGCTTAGCCTGAACAATACGGCAAGCCAGGCGGTCCAGATGATCAACAAGCTGGTCGTCGCGGCAACGCTTTACTTCGGCGCCAGACTTGTGATCGGTGGCGATCTCACCGTCGGCGAGCTCGTCGCGTTCAACATGCTGGCCGCACGCGTGAGCACGCCGGTGCTGCGTCTCGCCCAGATGTGGCAGGATTTCCATCAGGCCCGTCTGTCGGTCGATCGCCTCGGTGACATCCTCAACACCATCCCGGAGCCGAGCTTCAGTCCCGGCCGCGCCGCATTACCGCCGATCCGCGGGCAGGTCACGTTCGATCACGCGACGTTCCGCTACCGCATCGACGGCCCCGAGGTGCTGCACAATGTGTCATTCAGCGTCCAACCCGGCCAGGTCGTCGGCATCGTCGGCTCGTCCGGCTCGGGCAAGAGCACCATCACCAAACTGATCCAGCGTCTCTATGTGCCGGAGAGCGGACGCGTGCTGGTCGACGGCGTCGATCTCGCGATGGTCGATCTGACCTGGCTGCGGCGCCAGATTGGCGTCGTCCTCCAGGAGAACGTGCTGTTCAACCGCTCGATTCGCGAGAACATCGCGCTGGCCGATCCGACCATGTCGATGGAGCGCGTCATCGAGGCGGCATCGCTCGCCGGCGCTCACGACTTTATCCTGGAACTGCCCGAGGGTTACGACACCATCGTCGGCGAACGCGGCAGCAGCCTGTCCGGCGGGCAGCGCCAGCGTGTCGCGATCGCCCGCGCGCTCATCACCGACCCGCGCATTCTCATCCTCGATGAGGCGACCAGCGCGCTCGACTACGAAAGCGAGCGCGCCATCCAGCAGAACATGAAGCGAATTGCCGCCGGCCGGACCGTGTTCGTCATCGCTCATCGGCTCTCGACCGTGCGCAATGCGAACCGGATCATCACGCTCGAGCATGGCCGCATCGTCGAAGACGGCAGCCATGATGAGCTGATCCACTCGAACGGGCGTTACGCAAACCTCCATTATCTGCAGGCCGGTATCCATGACGTCCGCTAG
- a CDS encoding HlyD family type I secretion periplasmic adaptor subunit — protein sequence MTSASRNIVPFPKTPVPARRREQEIAFLPAALEITETPPSPIGRAIGASIIAVFCFALLWASLGSVDIVATATGKIVPGGRTKLIQPFETGVVRAIHVRDGQTVKAGDVLIELDPTMTEADNERQKSDLLAAELDAARLRAALAEDPLAVFRPPQSASAAEIEMHRQFLISQRAEQNAKLAEIERQQGQKEAERATTSASVAKLQATIPVLQERVDIRKNLVDKALASKVVYLSEYQELVSLQQDLLLQQSRLREADAAVALLKETREKTAAEYRRSTYDALAKAEQKTASAAQEVIKAERRTKLQRLAAPVDGVVQQLAVHTVGGVVTPAQALAVVVPSESQLEIEAMLSNRDIGFVHPGQKAEVKVDTFNFTRYGLLHGEVLSVSSDAITRDRQQGTSNDRATGAATNSSEPKGQELEYAARVSLDRKAMQVDEKLVKLGPGMAVTVEIKTGSRKIISYLLSPLARYKQESLRER from the coding sequence ATGACGTCCGCTAGCCGAAATATCGTCCCGTTTCCGAAAACCCCGGTCCCGGCCCGCCGGCGCGAGCAGGAAATCGCGTTCCTGCCAGCGGCGCTGGAGATCACCGAAACGCCGCCGTCGCCGATCGGGCGCGCGATCGGCGCAAGCATCATCGCGGTCTTCTGCTTCGCGCTGTTGTGGGCGTCGCTCGGCAGCGTCGATATCGTCGCCACCGCGACCGGAAAGATCGTGCCGGGCGGGCGTACCAAGCTGATCCAGCCGTTCGAAACGGGCGTCGTCCGCGCCATCCACGTCCGCGACGGGCAGACCGTAAAAGCCGGCGACGTTCTGATCGAACTCGATCCGACGATGACGGAAGCCGACAACGAACGCCAGAAGAGCGATCTCCTCGCCGCCGAACTCGACGCCGCCCGGCTGCGTGCCGCGCTCGCCGAGGATCCGCTGGCCGTCTTCCGGCCGCCGCAGAGCGCAAGCGCGGCGGAGATCGAGATGCATCGTCAGTTCCTGATCAGCCAGCGCGCTGAACAGAATGCCAAGCTCGCCGAGATCGAACGCCAGCAGGGCCAAAAGGAAGCGGAGCGAGCAACCACTTCGGCGAGCGTCGCCAAGCTGCAGGCGACGATACCGGTGCTGCAGGAGCGCGTGGACATCCGCAAAAATCTCGTCGACAAGGCACTGGCTTCGAAGGTCGTCTATCTCTCCGAATACCAGGAACTGGTTAGCCTTCAGCAGGACCTCCTCCTGCAGCAGAGCAGGCTGCGCGAAGCCGATGCAGCCGTAGCGTTGCTGAAGGAAACCAGGGAAAAGACCGCCGCGGAGTATCGGCGCTCGACCTATGACGCACTTGCGAAAGCCGAGCAGAAAACCGCGAGCGCCGCGCAGGAGGTGATCAAGGCAGAACGGCGCACGAAACTCCAGCGTTTGGCCGCGCCCGTCGATGGCGTCGTGCAACAGCTTGCCGTTCACACCGTGGGAGGCGTGGTGACGCCTGCTCAGGCGCTCGCCGTGGTGGTTCCGAGCGAGAGCCAGCTTGAGATCGAGGCCATGCTTTCCAACCGCGACATCGGATTCGTGCATCCGGGACAAAAAGCAGAGGTCAAGGTCGATACATTTAACTTCACGCGCTATGGGCTGCTTCATGGCGAAGTGCTCAGCGTCTCGTCTGACGCCATCACCCGCGACAGGCAACAGGGTACTTCGAATGACCGGGCTACGGGCGCGGCGACGAACAGCAGCGAGCCGAAAGGTCAGGAGTTGGAGTATGCCGCTCGTGTCTCGCTCGACCGCAAAGCCATGCAGGTAGACGAGAAACTCGTCAAGCTTGGGCCCGGAATGGCCGTGACCGTCGAGATCAAGACAGGCTCGCGAAAAATAATCAGCTACCTGCTCTCGCCGCTGGCAAGGTACAAGCAGGAGTCTTTGCGGGAGCGATAG
- a CDS encoding DsrE family protein, giving the protein MSMFQHISRVTTIGAVIVLFAPSFAAAEQGGRYWVSTTTNPVTHHPRIAAKAAITHKATTHKRERAPLAAMARAADPITHHLILQVNTNDPAAMNLTLNNATNVAQYYKELGEKVKIEVVTFGPGLHMLRDDTSPVKARIEEMALSTPEVSFKACGNTQEKMRKAENKDIAIVPQAEVVKSGVVRVIELQEKAWSYVKP; this is encoded by the coding sequence ATGAGTATGTTTCAACATATTTCGAGGGTAACCACCATAGGAGCCGTTATAGTTCTGTTCGCCCCATCATTCGCTGCGGCGGAGCAAGGCGGACGATACTGGGTATCGACAACGACGAATCCCGTTACGCACCACCCGCGCATCGCAGCGAAAGCTGCGATCACGCACAAAGCCACCACACATAAGAGGGAACGCGCCCCTCTTGCCGCCATGGCCCGCGCAGCCGACCCTATAACGCATCACTTGATTCTACAGGTGAACACGAACGACCCCGCCGCGATGAATCTCACGCTCAACAACGCAACGAATGTTGCACAGTACTACAAGGAGCTCGGCGAGAAGGTGAAAATTGAGGTGGTCACGTTTGGACCCGGCCTGCATATGCTGCGCGACGACACGTCGCCGGTAAAGGCTCGGATCGAGGAAATGGCGCTGAGCACGCCCGAGGTGTCGTTCAAGGCCTGCGGCAACACCCAGGAAAAAATGCGCAAGGCCGAAAACAAGGACATCGCGATTGTTCCTCAGGCGGAGGTGGTGAAATCAGGCGTAGTGCGTGTGATTGAGTTGCAGGAGAAGGCGTGGTCTTACGTGAAGCCGTGA